Proteins from a genomic interval of Anas platyrhynchos isolate ZD024472 breed Pekin duck chromosome 4, IASCAAS_PekinDuck_T2T, whole genome shotgun sequence:
- the C4H4orf50 gene encoding uncharacterized protein C4orf50 homolog isoform X7: MVIQHVAAMELEDTSKPDEQANSAEQENLNLRMKKLEKLEQELKGVLQDYMDSDSMLRNRMKELELSHKTLLVMIDQLNVKVHQVENANVRVKGKVRVIWEELMNLVENQEKSEKKQKEKLHWLQEQLKTKEDEVKSQSEYFEHYKQKQKRQTTIQRERECYLRGEVSRLEKQVLDLNAHIACLTSELEEGMAQCLQQKVESASTGTQGYKLSEMEVMELKTCIENMEHVMKSHVESFQQNLKFLKEKGEDNRREKADLLTELQCSQDTEDFLRRKLEESCNYVYNLKLSEIKLQKQVEDLLDENRILKDRSQVKLKKKEEKDPQFMRLENGDSSADLVHIEGTSQILFPHILKRCAQGKNSQLAPERKPGRTSKTRGHHSEEEYTYGWNDDLVQDDVQNLKWGVLSDTLKSRATQTPVVLLHAKEYETPGCSFDGLKQIEKIREEILPVLEQNSGPFANITEELGLSEIKLVTLGTKKPGGLEDSFTLFRHTPSYPAARLLPPCSEKLTIDEICKETKDEEWFSLMKEQAINLPAKMFPVSVVETLMRDKPYLILLKPESYHIAAVTMVKKTRSLDFSEANTTFCSDGLYVVAEQGFSEKASVVLHGNPPCFVNDNFTFFLEKCCLEKHQQNKQILPKNKCKNKSLDKGVNDIKYHQRIFIRRVKEEEIQTEKAQAQQVTCVFEENSEVINKTMLIWPGKLVMDTKDKPGSPEGVHNISVDFKDLQNHFNGSLELKKKQETLSVTCISDVTRTCNRGDIMETEEKGEKPQKTTHQIKSSRNVGLKEKKDQSMKLHKSKEKNFSCQKMSAENVQYAYLQKSFWSQEESYLLKILSPMQKSLLMCVSKQFLPESNFYEYFCHLSPLEAVNEHNVKIYTLKKAVAVCSQRIFLLMQENENYSKKVSLLQDENERYVQKMCALEEEMNAYFQYALEVDEANIASFQNLLNENEVADIYNISNNISEENRMSPRTIFAKNFSKNLSYVEDKNRNSDKDSLRVKSNHLPKSVLSLGERKMRYLQLLLDLKEERSRCFIEIAKLLQDNENYVVKYNELIQERERNLHRISLLEDEKETLLRSLAEVKCEQDKYQALVSELQECKTSYYQTISDLQEEKCVLKRTIDRIKKETAEQFNEFQKANANLILENNKLKELVSSLGFTYEDLRKEKCLGTKENVVNLKEENRSKQRDLNPKKIETSCSITQTEEEGVDPSSYFPSKEDSTFESYSMMKEQVEKAKEELKIKQKELEKSKIEAQKWYRELGFAETRYEEIKTRLIQVLSELDHLKQEAGDKVLQKQHCKLMELCGIPVLHLLSEGIKNSMLINNFKITARYATVFMKV, from the exons GAATTAGAAGATACAAGCAAACCTGATGAACAAGCAAACAGTGCTGAACAAGAAAATTTGAACCTCAGAATGAAAAAGCTGGAGAAATTGGAGCAAGAACTGAAAGGTGTTTTACAAGACTACATGGATTCAGATTCCATGCTAAGAAATAG GATGAAAGAGCTGGAGCTGTCACACAAAACCCTTCTTGTGATGATTGATCAGCTAAATGTGAAGGTGCACCAGgttgaaaatgcaaatgtgcGTGTTAAAGGGAAAGTGCGAGTCATTTGGGAGGAGCTGATGAACTTG GTTGAAAACCAAGAAAAgtcagagaaaaagcaaaaggaaaaattacaTTGGCTTCAGGAGCAGCTGAAGACAAAAGAAGATGAAGTAAAAAGCCAGTCAGAATATTTTGAGCATTATAAGCAAAAGCAGAAGCGACAAACAACAATACAGAGAGAAAGGGAATGTTACCTGCGGGGAGAGGTGTCCAGGCTGGAAAAGCAAGTGTTAGATCTCAATGCCCATATTGCTTGTTTGACTTCTGAGTTAGAAGAGGGAATGGCACAGTGTCTCCAACAGAAGGTGGAATCAGCATCCACTGGGACTCAGGGCTATAAACTTTCTGAAATGGAAGTAATGGAATTGAAAACTTGCATTGAAAACATGGAGCATGTCATGAAAAGCCATGTTGAGTCTTTTCAGCAAAATCTAAAgttcttaaaggaaaaaggggaggacaacagaagagaaaaggcaGACCTGCTGACTGAACTCCAGTGCTCCCAGGACACTGAAGATTTTCTCAGGAGAAAATTGGAAGAATCTTGCAATTATGTTTATAATCTGAAATTGTCTGAAATCAAACTACAGAAACAAGTGGAAGACCTTTTAGATGAAAACAGGATTTTAAAAGATCGAAGTCAGGTGAAgttaaaaaagaaggaagaaaaggaccCACAATTTATGAGattggaaaatggagacagtaGTGCTGACCTG GTGCACATTGAGGGCACTTCACAAATCTTGTTTCCTCACATTTTAAAGCGATGTGCCCAAGGCAAAAACTCTCAGTTGGCACCTGAAAGAAAGCCCGGGAGAACTTCTAAGACTCGTGGACACCATTCAGAGGAAGAGTACACATATGGTTGG AATGACGACCTAGTCCAGGATGATGTTCAAAATCTGAAATGGGGAGTACTATCAGATACACTGAAAAGCAGAGCTACACAAACTCCAGTTGTACTGCTACATGCCAAAGAGTACg AAACGCCAGGATGTAGCTTTGATGGGCTAAAGCAGATAGAGAAGATACGGGAAGAAATTCTACcagttttggaacaaaattCTGGACCCTTTGCAAACATTACTGAAGAACTTGGCTTATCTGAGATCAAACTG GTCACCCTTGGGACAAAAAAGCCAGGAGGTCTAGAGGATAGTTTCACTTTGTTTAGACATACCCCAAGCTATCCTGCAGCAAGACTGCTTCCACCTTGTTCTGAGAAGTTAACTATTGATGAGATATGTAAGGAAACCAAAGATGAAGAATGGTTTTCTCTCATGAAGGAACAAGCTATTAATCTACCAGCAAAGATGTTCCCTGTTTCTGTGGTTGAAACTTTGATGAGGGACAAGCCCTACCTTATCTTGTTAAAACCTGAAAGCTACCACATAGCAGCTGTCACAATGGTGAAGAAAACGAGGAGCTTGGATTTCAGTGAGGCAAATACCACTTTTTGCTCTGATGGCCTTTATGTTGTTGCAGAACAAGGTTTTTCTGAAAAAGCTTCTGTAGTTCTTCATGGAAATCCACCTTGCTTTGTGAACGACAATTTCACATTCTTTCtagaaaaatgctgtttggaaaaacatcagcaaaacaaacaaattctacccaaaaataaatgtaaaaataaaagtctggATAAAGGTGTTAATGATATAAAGTATCACCAAAGAATCTTTATAAGGAGagttaaagaagaagaaatacagaCTGAGAAAGCCCAAGCACAACAAGTTACCTGTGTTTTTGAGGAAAATTCTGAagttataaataaaactatGTTGATTTGGCCTGGGAAGCTTGTAATGGACACTAAAGACAAACCAGGTAGCCCAGAAGGTGTCCACAATATATCTGTAGATTTTAAAGACTTACAGAATCATTTCAATGGGAGTCTTGAActaaagaagaaacaagaaaccCTCTCAGTAACCTGCATCTCTGATGTGACCAGGACATGCAATAGAGGAGACATAATGGAAAcggaagagaaaggagagaaaccTCAGAAAACAACTCACCAAATAAAGTCGTCCAGGAATGTTggactgaaagaaaagaaagaccaGTCCATGAAATTACATAAATCAAAAGAGAAGAATTTCTCATGTCAAAAGATGTCTGCTGAAAATGTGCAATATGCATATCTTCAGAAAAGTTTTTGGTCACAGGAAGAGAGTTATCTGCTAAAAATACTGTCTCCTATGCAAAAGAGTTTGCTTATGTGTGTAAGCAAACAGTTCCTGCcagaaagcaatttttatgAGTATTTCTGTCATCTGTCACCACTGGAAGCGGTTAATGAGCATAAtgtgaaaatatatacattGAAAAAAGCAGTGGCTGTGTGTTCTCAGAGAATATTTCTACTGATGCAAGAGAATGAAAATTACTCAAAAAAGGTCAGTTTATTACAAGACGAGAATGAGAGATACGTTCAGAAGATGTGTGCACTAGAAGAGGAGATGAATGCGTATTTTCAATATGCTTTAGAAGTAGATGAAGCTAACATTGCTTCTTTTCAAAATTTACTTAATGAGAATGAAGTTGCTGACATATACAACATAAGTAACAATAtatcagaagaaaacaggaTGAGCCCAAGAACAATTTTTGCCAAAAACTTCTCTAAGAATCTCTCTTATGTTGAAGATAAAAATAGGAATTCTGACAAAGATTCCTTGAGAGTTAAATCAAATCACCTTCCCAAGAGTGTTTTATCCCTTGGTGAAAGGAAAATGAGGTATTTACAGCTGCTTTTAGacttgaaagaagaaagaagtagGTGCTTCATAGAAATAGCTAAATTATTACAAGACAATGAGAACTATGTAGTGAAATATAATGAATTAAtacaagagagagagagaaacttgCACAGAATATCTCTTttagaagatgaaaaagaaactttATTGAGAAGTTTGGCAGAAGTAAAATGTGAACAAGACAAATACCAAGCCTTGGTTTCAGAACTTCAAGAGTGCAAAACCAGCTATTATCAAACTATTTCTGATttacaggaggaaaaatgtgTGCTAAAAAGAACTATAGACAGAATCAAGAAAGAAACTGCAGAACAATTTAATgaatttcaaaaagcaaatgcaaaccttattttagaaaacaacaaattaaaagaattagTGTCTTCTTTGGGTTTCACCTATGAAgatctgagaaaagaaaaatgcttgggaacaaaggaaaatgtagtaaacctaaaagaagaaaacagaagtaaacaacGTGATCTTAATCCAAAGAAAATCGAAACATCATGTAGTATAACTCAGACTGAAGAAGAAGGAGTAGACCCCTCCAGCTATTTCCCCAGCAAAGAG GACAGCACATTTGAAAGCTACAGTATGATGAAAGAGCAAGTGGAAAAGGCAAAAGAGgaactaaaaataaagcaaaaggaattggaaaaatcaaaaatagAG